aataatttcctaaaatacccttatgctaatcacgagAAGTGCATTGGAAAAACTCAATGTATTAAATGTggtgggttagtatttaataacaatgtattaataacaagatatttaataaggatattttagacaatttgaaagattactacattccttaatgggaaagtggactacaatttgggacagacgaaaaagaaaaacaagactattaaagtgggacggagggagtatctaTTATCCTCATGGaaatccaagaaaatgacaacaTCCAGTTTAGGGCGGGCGGTGAATTAACTATTTCAGGTAACAAAACAAGGTTCAGGGAGCAGGCGGGCATTTTCTCCAGTTGTTGTTCCCTAGAATCTTTGCCAAACACCAGATTCTCAACATATCCAAGAAATTAATTGCTGGTATCATGCTTGCAAAATTGACACAGTAATATGATCTagttgctccaatcttgaatcGGTATATTCGAGCCAAAAAATTGCTGGTGGTAGTATAGCAAGCAAGATAAGAGGTATGATCAAGAGCTCATTGCATCATAGTAATTCTTCATCATCCTCCTCAGCCAGAGATGCTCTTTCCTTCTCCTTGATGTAGCCATATTTTCTGAGAACCCACAAATTCATCCGGGCTACATTCCCAAGAAAAACAACACCCATGAGTGACAACCATGTCAAAACAGATATCTCAGTAACTTCTTTCAACATTCTCTGAACATTCGTAGATTTAGGTGACATATTCCGCAGTGTGATAAAATAAGTCCCAACTTGAGCTGTGATCGCAATCCACACGGTGATCATCTGAAACCACATATATCGCCTTCTTCTGAGAGGTAAACCGCTAACAAGGAGGAGGATTATACTCAGAGATGAAAGGAAAGCAACCGTGTTGAAGATCATAAATATGCCATAATCTTTGGCTGCCTTATAAGCCATCACCGATGTCCCGGCAATGTGAGATTCCGGATTGCCCTTGTCATCGGACATATAATCATCCTGCCAAACTCCGCCTGGTGGCGTTAGGCATGCTTGAAACGCTGTGGTTGCAAGCAGAGATGCCACCACCATCAATGCACTTCTCTTTCGGCCGAGCCAATCCGTGTGTTTGTGTTTTGGAGATGGTATCTGTGCACTACTGCTTGGCTTGGAGGacaatttttttgcaatctgAGGAAGTGTATCTTCAAGCCCATCATCTGTGATCAAATGCAAATCCTTTGCACCTAATGCTCCAGCTTTTCTCAGTGAATTTTCAATATCCATATCTCTCAAGTCTCTTGGGCTTTGATTTAGAACATCCAAAGCTGTGATACCATATTTATTTAATGCATTTACTTCAGCAGGATACATAGTGAGCAAAAGATTTACAATCTGCAAaattaattggaaaaaatgCTTGCAGTTAACAACTAGAAACCAGACACCCCACACTCTAATTACTCTCATATTTGCTagtttcacaaaataaaaaggCAGAAAGCAGGAACCTAGGATCAGACACATCAGTGAGATCATAACTATCATTCGCAACTAAAAATGAATTTCAACTTCCAAAGAAAAAGTTCTCTCTTTTTCCGAGCCAAAGTCCAACACTTTGTGAATTGACAAATGAAAGAGGCCTTTCCTCAAGATTAAATATACAGAACGAAAAACTGCTAGATCAATCTAGTAGAGAAATACTAATACTACATCCAGCAAGTAAAGTTCAGCAATTTAAAGgagattgggaaaaaaaaaggaaaaagtaccACAGTTTAAAAGTTTACCTCAAATTGCTTTTTGGTGACAGCAGTATGCAAGATGGTGTTCCCATCAGAATCCCTCCAATTAACCAATTCGCTATCTTTCTTAACAGACTCAGTAGCCAGCAACTTCAACACCTCCAACCTAAAGTACTTGACACAAAGGTGCAATACCGTCTCCCCGCGGTCAGTCAACACTCGGGTCAACTCGGGCTTAACTCGGACCAACTCAGCCACTACCGTAACTCTCCCTTTAGCCACAGCAACATGCAGAGCAGTCCTCCCCTCCAAATTCCTCACCGAACCCACCTGGGAATCTGCTTTGAGGAGCTCCTTGACCACCTCAACATGCCCTTTTGCTGCTGCCAAGTGCAGGGGAGAGCAGCAGGAGGAATCCAACTCGGATGCTAACTCGGGCTTCGAGCTCAGCAGTTGTTTGACAAAATTGACGTGGCCTAAGATTGATGCGGTGTGCAAGGGAGTCTCTGATACGCAGGAAACAATAGTCTTGTCTAGAATTAGCGGATCTTCCCGGAGAAGTTGAAGCAAGGATTCCACATTTCCCTCTGCTGCTGCTTCTGATAGCCTTTTTTCCATACTTCTTCAGTTTGCGACTTCTGTACATACTGCGTGATACTCCATATCATTTATCATATAACAATCTCCCTGTTTAAAGATATATGCCATCTTTCTCTGTGGACActgttttttcctttattttgggGATAAATTTGTGTCGACGGAGTCAAGATTGGATACTAAAAAATGGGTTTTGAATTctcacaa
The Coffea arabica cultivar ET-39 chromosome 6c, Coffea Arabica ET-39 HiFi, whole genome shotgun sequence genome window above contains:
- the LOC113691635 gene encoding uncharacterized protein; protein product: MEKRLSEAAAEGNVESLLQLLREDPLILDKTIVSCVSETPLHTASILGHVNFVKQLLSSKPELASELDSSCCSPLHLAAAKGHVEVVKELLKADSQVGSVRNLEGRTALHVAVAKGRVTVVAELVRVKPELTRVLTDRGETVLHLCVKYFRLEVLKLLATESVKKDSELVNWRDSDGNTILHTAVTKKQFEIVNLLLTMYPAEVNALNKYGITALDVLNQSPRDLRDMDIENSLRKAGALGAKDLHLITDDGLEDTLPQIAKKLSSKPSSSAQIPSPKHKHTDWLGRKRSALMVVASLLATTAFQACLTPPGGVWQDDYMSDDKGNPESHIAGTSVMAYKAAKDYGIFMIFNTVAFLSSLSIILLLVSGLPLRRRRYMWFQMITVWIAITAQVGTYFITLRNMSPKSTNVQRMLKEVTEISVLTWLSLMGVVFLGNVARMNLWVLRKYGYIKEKERASLAEEDDEELL